From Aedes albopictus strain Foshan chromosome 1, AalbF5, whole genome shotgun sequence, one genomic window encodes:
- the LOC115259578 gene encoding coagulation factor IX-like — protein sequence MKLDFWNFVILSTSLVLAGLDVQGNELKCGRRQQISQSETVPTIINGTETTEGQWPWHVAIFHSFQYVCGGSIISKTYVLTAAHCTLHRKNRQKQNVKNIFVDAGTHDLFTFYNRQRHSVKSVSIFDNYTWPSHQYDIAILELDTELKFDQYVQPVCVSLEQNLVNKVGTVVGWGLTEFDTASTILREARLPVVDTMTCLNSDHEAFGPTLKRQMFCAGYTNGTGVCNGDSGGGLFFEVNGVWYLGGIVSFTRARDENKAMCYTEGYGVFTKIHDFLSWIREHTHLKHLIGEGEPLNKKICVAINATATNTDARKLPRQCGVYYPNRMFRGQRTRVFEFPWMALLIHASGYWQRVGTLINNRYILTAALPFLPRDV from the coding sequence ATGAAGTTAGATTTTTGGAACTTTGTCATACTTTCAACCAGTCTAGTGTTAGCAGGATTGGATGTCCAGGGAAACGAGCTGAAATGTGGCAGGCGGCAACAAATATCCCAGTCGGAAACAGTCCCAACGATCATCAATGGAACGGAAACTACGGAAGGCCAATGGCCCTGGCACGTTGCAATATTTCACTCGTTCCAATATGTCTGCGGTGGATccattatttccaaaacttacGTTCTGACCGCAGCACATTGTACGCTTCACCGTAAGAATCGACAAAAGCAGAACGTGAAAAACATTTTCGTTGATGCCGGAACACATGATTTGTTCACATTCTACAACAGACAGCGACATTCCGTCAAATCCGTttccatttttgacaactatacGTGGCCAAGTCATCAGTACGATATCGCTATTCTGGAGCTCGATACAGAATTAAAGTTCGATCAATATGTCCAACCAGTGTGTGTGTCCCTCGAACAAAATCTAGTTAACAAGGTTGGCACGGTTGTCGGATGGGGATTGACTGAGTTCGATACAGCATCTACTATTTTGAGAGAAGCTCGGTTACCAGTGGTAGATACTATGACTTGTCTGAATAGTGATCATGAGGCTTTTGGgccaactttgaagagacaaATGTTCTGTGCTGGCTACACAAATGGCACAGGCGTGTGCAATGGTGACAGCGGTGGAGGGCTATTCTTTGAAGTCAACGGAGTCTGGTACTTAGGAGGGATCGTATCGTTCACGAGAGCGCGAGATGAAAACAAAGCAATGTGCTACACGGAAGGTTATGGTGTTTTTACCAAGATACATGACTTCCTTTCGTGGATAAGAGAACACACCCATCTTAAGCACCTCATCGGTGAAGGGGAACCCCTAAACAAGAAGATCTGCGTTGCGATCAACGCAACTGCAACGAATACGGACGCACGTAAGCTTCCAAGGCAATGCGGAGTCTACTATCCGAATCGAATGTTTAGGGGCCAGCGAACAAGAGTTTTCGAGTTCCCCTGGATGGCGTTGTTGATCCATGCCAGTGGATATTGGCAAAGGGTTGGAACTCTTATCAACAATCGATATATCCTAACTGCAGCGTTACCTTTTCTACCTAGAGACGTGTAA
- the LOC109402371 gene encoding clotting factor B has product MTQYKQNVNNLRVEAGAHVLFPVYDIPSRQRHSVKSVSSFDNYTWTSHQYDIAILELDSEVNFNQYVQPACVLLEKNLIDKVGTVVGWGLTEFNAESSVLREAQLPVVDTITCLNSDHVAFGPTLKRGMFCAGYTNGTGVCNGDSGGGLLFEVNGVWHLGGIISFTRARDEDKAKCQTKGYAVFSKVHDYLSWIREKTNLKHLIGEGEPINSKICAANNANVTNTDVRKLPIRHCGVYYPNRVYMGQRTRVFEFPWMALLIHASGYWQRVGSLINNRYILTGALPFLPKDVIKARLGEHTIHQTIDCNEDEDCAPPVRDVDIECIIYHPQASRIRYSNDIALVRLAKRVDFDGIAKVSSYMDWILTNIVP; this is encoded by the exons caatataagCAGAACGTgaacaaccttcgcgttgaagccgGCGCACATGTTTTGTTTCCTGTATACGACATTCCGTCTAGACAGCGACATTCCGTCAAATCCGTTTCCAGTTTTGACAACTATACGTGGACAAGTCATCAATACGATATCgctattctggagctcgattcaGAAGTAAACTTCAATCAATATGTCCAACCAGCGTGTGTGCTCCTGGAGAAAAATCTAATTGATAAGGTTGGAACGGTTGTCGGATGGGGATTGACTGAGTTCAATGCAGAATCTAGTGTTTTGAGAGAAGCCCAATTACCAGTGGTAGATACCATTACCTGTCTGAATAGTGATCATGTGGCTTTCGGGCCAACTTTGAAAAGAGGAATGTTCTGTGCTGGTTACACAAATGGCACTGGCGTGTGTAATGGTGACAGTGGTGGAGGACTATTATTTGAAGTCAACGGAGTGTGGCATTTAGGAGGGATCATATCGTTTACAAGAGCACGAGATGAAGACAAAGCAAAGTGTCAAACGAAAGGCTATGCTGTTTTTTCCAAGGTACATGACTATCTATCATGGATAAGAGAAAAAACTAATCTGAAACACCTCATCGGCGAAGGAGAGCCCATCAACTCGAAGATCTGCGCTGCGAACAATGCAAACGTAACGAATACGGACGTACGTAAGCTTCCAATAAGGCATTGTGGAGTCTACTATCCGAATCGAGTGTATATGGGTCAGCGCACAAGAGTTTTCGAGTTCCCCTGGATGGCATTGTTGATCCATGCCAGTGGATATTGGCAAAGGGTTGGAAGTCTTATCAACAATCGATATATTCTTACTGGAGCGTTGCCTTTTCTACCTAAAGACGT AATAAAGGCACGCCTAGGTGAGCACACGATTCATCAAACAATTGACTGTAATGAGGATGAAGACTGCGCACCTCCTGTACGAGACGTTGACATCGAATGCATAATTTACCATCCACAAGCCAGCCGAATACGCTATTCAAATGATATTGCACTCGTCAGATTGGCAAAACGTGTTGATTTCGACGGTATTGCGAAGGTTAGCTCGTATATGGACTGGATTTTGACGAACATCGTACCGTAA